The sequence CTCTGGATCCAGCGGGACCAGCTGGGCCGGGGTAACCCTGCTTGCCTTGGAAGCCTTGGGGTCCCACATCTCCCTTGTTGCCCTTGGGACCTGGAGATCCAGCAGCACCGGTGTCACCCTTGGGGCCGGTAGCGCCAGTCTCACCTGTGAAACCTCTTACGCCAGCTGGGCCCATAGGACCAGTAGCTCCGGTGGCGCCAGTGGCACCAGTGTATCCAGTAGGACCTTGCTCACCCTTGGGACCAGTGGCACCTGGGCTGCCAGTAAATCCTCTCTCTCCCTTCTCACCATTAGCACCTGGCTTTCCGTAACCTGGGGTTCCTGGGGCTCCGGGGGCTCCGGCAGCTCCCTGGTGTCCTTTGGGGCCCATTGAGCCAGGGAGACCTGGGGCACCGTTATCACCGGGTTTGCCAGCAATGCCAACACCGGGGGCACCGGTGTGTCCCTTGGGTCCCTGTGGTCCCATGGGACCAGAGGAACCATCTCTACCTGGGCTACCTGACTTTCCTGGTTCACCGGGCATACCTGACTTTCCTGGCTTGCCAACTCCAGGCTGACCTGGAGCTCCAACTGGTCCCATTGGTCCAGTGTGCCCTGTGGCACCCTGGGGTCCTTGAATTCCCATACCTCTATCTCCCTTGGGACCTGGCAGGCCAGGAACACCGGGATGTCCTTTCAGACCAGGCTCTCCTCTTGGTCCCATTGCTCCAGGAAGACCAGATGGTCCGGGCTTGCCAGTAGCAGAGAGGCCGGCGGGTCCGGGGTTTCCGGGAGAACCGGGAGAACCCCTGGGTCCTTGAGATCCGGGGGCGCCAGTGTGTCCCTTCTCACCGGGGGATCCAGGGATACCGGGTTTACCGGGGCCGCCGGGGGTTCCGGATTTGCCAGTGATGGAACGACCAGGAGATCCAGGGGGTCCAGGAGGTCCGTGGGGTCCGGGGTGACCAACGCCGCTCTTACCTGTAGGACCAGGGGGCCCAGGGGGGCCCATGGGGCCAGGCTCACCTGGAATACCAGGCTCTCCTGCCACCACTGTAAAAGGTTACCCAAAAAAACATTGTCAGTGGAGAAAAAAAGAGGAGGCAAAATGCAATCAAACTGAAGTTCACAATGTGAGTTTGGAGTTTTGAAAATCTGGACTACAAACATGGCTACAGGAATACTAAAGAATACAAGTCACTGTCAATATTTTACTGGCATTCCTTATTTTCATTTGATAAGTTCCTATTTTACAGGATTTGTCTCTGtcgcacaaaaataaataaattattaaaaataaatgaattatatGGTTATATATTTGCTAAGATTTatttgtaaattaaaaaaagcagacaaaaaaTAGTTAACTATATATCAACTGTTCAGTTGGATGTTTTTGTACTTGCTATTGGTTGTCGctgccttttgtttttgtctacTGCCAGGTTGGCATGGTAAAAGAATTTCTCAACAAATATACGTACTTAtaatacatatgtatgtatatatacatatgggGAAAGGTGGAAAAATATTGaacattttaaagttaaaaaaatgatttcctTCGTCTATCatcagatgtgtttttttttgggccttCTTTTACTCGCAATATCCtcagctttttcttttaaaagaaaatctcaAAGGAGTCTGCATCAAAAGGGTGGCTTTTTTTTGGTTGCTCTATTTGCACTTGTAACTTTCTGCTCTTCTTATGTGGTTCCGGTAAATCTCCGAATTAAGCCTGGCACATATGCCTGCCTCCCACTGTGGCAcacccaaacaaacaaaccacatTGCCGCTGCTGGCTGACTGGGCTCTAATTTGCCAGTGCCAAAATAGCAGCTGTCTGCAAGGCAAGGCAAAACATCGTCTTGCCTTCTGTGAAACTTAATATGTCTGGAATTATGCATGTATCCTGCACAAAGCCATCATGCCCGGCCGACAGATGCAAAATGACAGAAATCAAGATTTTCCTTAGTATGCCCCTCTgggtttaaaataaataaacccaaACCAATCTGTATCTTTGTGCGGAATAGCAGTCACAAAAATATATGATTTCCATCAAGATTTCTTTGAATATCCCTCCTCCAGTTAAACTATGCATTTTAATCTCACCTTtttggaaacattttttttttttgcctttaacTTCTCGCCAGCTCTGCTAAAACCGACTTCATCCTTAGTTAAACAAGTCATTCAATTCTACCCCTAAAATGAGATCATTATAACATAATCAgtattttgttcaattttgggtttttttcttaataTAAAAAACAGAGTTAAAGTAAGAATTGTATCTATCCGTATATATTTTTGCAATGATTAGCAGTTGCAAAATAATGTAAGATTTTCCTAAAGGCTCAAAAAACCTCAAGATGTTTCTTAACGTGACTTCCTTAATGCGCCGTTTAAAAAATGTGCCGTAACCTATTTTGTATTCATCTCTATCAGGACAATCAAAACTAGGATTACGATTATAATTTTTTTGCCCCTAAAACAGACTACAAAAATTCATTCAACAACTGGccatttttatcttattttctCACCCTGGCTCTTGACCTGGTAAGGCTCATACTGGGGAGCGGCCTTCACCACCTTCTTGACAACGTAGCCCTTGCCGTGGCCGGCGACCAGGGCAGCCATAAGGACGACGATACAGGCGACACGGATGTCCATCTTTCTCGATCAAATCCTGCAAGAGAACAATTTGCTTTCAGAAGAGAGAAACATAGATCCCGCAGACAAAGTTCTATCATGGCTGCTAAAACTTCAACAAATAAGTTCCACCTTGCATGATGCTGCAAGTTAAGCAATTTTACTTGGAAGTGAGAAACAGCCCATGGATGCTGAGTGCATCCATAAAACaaatagacaaataaataaagacact is a genomic window of Syngnathus typhle isolate RoL2023-S1 ecotype Sweden linkage group LG16, RoL_Styp_1.0, whole genome shotgun sequence containing:
- the col10a1a gene encoding collagen, type X, alpha 1a — translated: MDIRVACIVVLMAALVAGHGKGYVVKKVVKAAPQYEPYQVKSQVVAGEPGIPGEPGPMGPPGPPGPTGKSGVGHPGPHGPPGPPGSPGRSITGKSGTPGGPGKPGIPGSPGEKGHTGAPGSQGPRGSPGSPGNPGPAGLSATGKPGPSGLPGAMGPRGEPGLKGHPGVPGLPGPKGDRGMGIQGPQGATGHTGPMGPVGAPGQPGVGKPGKSGMPGEPGKSGSPGRDGSSGPMGPQGPKGHTGAPGVGIAGKPGDNGAPGLPGSMGPKGHQGAAGAPGAPGTPGYGKPGANGEKGERGFTGSPGATGPKGEQGPTGYTGATGATGATGPMGPAGVRGFTGETGATGPKGDTGAAGSPGPKGNKGDVGPQGFQGKQGYPGPAGPAGSRGATGATGEKGHVGGPGTPGAPGIPGPAGPKGLPGRAGEPGASGSDGAPGSRGPSGPQGPAGIPGHKGHPGLPGAPGPAGMTAKGVPGPQGPPGLPGESGSDGTPGPAGPPGLPGPPGEVVFEKGMGMGMTEVMVKAPMSAFTAALTTPYPASGSPIKFDHIVYNAENHYDPESGIFTCQIPGVYYFSYSIHVNGAHALVALYKNDEPVMFSYDEYNKGFLDQMSGSAVLLLNEQDTVYVQIPDEEANGVFAAENVHCSFSGFLVAST